Proteins encoded in a region of the Suncus etruscus isolate mSunEtr1 chromosome 1, mSunEtr1.pri.cur, whole genome shotgun sequence genome:
- the SPAAR gene encoding small regulatory polypeptide of amino acid response: protein METAVVAVVVVLLVITVAIACVLCYFSCDSRAQEPHADPGHGFTVVTFQQKASLFTGPSRPAQPRTTARDFWTFM, encoded by the coding sequence ATGGAGACAGCGGTGGTCGCAGTCGTGGTCGTGCTGCTTGTGATCACGGTGGCCATCGCCTGTGTCCTCTGCTACTTCAGCTGTGACTCGAGAGCCCAGGAGCCCCATGCGGACCCAGGCCACGGCTTCACCGTGGTCACCTTCCAGCAAAAAGCGTCTCTCTTCACTGGGCCCAGCCGCCCGGCCCAGCCGAGGACAACTGCCCGGGACTTCTGGACCTTCATGTGA